One stretch of Amycolatopsis sp. NBC_00345 DNA includes these proteins:
- a CDS encoding alpha/beta hydrolase — translation MRKTLSITLAVAAMAAAVVPAASASPSSADSMNTVQWGPCPADVTAPELQCSTIKVPLDYRKPDGPKIDLAISRLPSTNPAHRRGVLLTNPGGPGGEGLDYPQILSWVKLPASVRDAYDVIGFDPRGVGHSAPVTCDLTAAQKAFGNFPRYANDQADITKAAEEAKTLAKQCATSKTASMLPYITTANSARDMDQIRVALGERKLSYLGYSYGTYLGAVYTTMFPQRSDRIVLDSNMGPGGYDFTAMRNFALGLQDRFPDFAKFAAANPKYGLGSTPEQVSAKFYELAARLKKTPVDGVDDNGFRGLTFASLYGSDYAYLAGAWHDLDTNQPVPPPSGAPANPPDPDNLSSSRLYTICGDSRWPRTIPAYQAAVAVDRVRYPMLGASTANVSPCAYWPSDPVEPPVRIGDHGPSNVLMVQNLRDPGTPLAGALKTRQALGDRARMVTVDQGGHGVYLVTHNQCANDTVTAFLATGGRPAHDLACAAQPS, via the coding sequence ATGCGCAAAACCCTGTCCATAACCCTCGCCGTCGCCGCGATGGCGGCGGCGGTGGTCCCGGCGGCTTCGGCCTCACCGTCGTCGGCGGACTCAATGAACACGGTGCAGTGGGGCCCGTGCCCGGCCGACGTCACCGCACCCGAGCTGCAGTGCTCGACCATCAAGGTCCCGCTGGACTACCGGAAGCCGGACGGGCCGAAGATCGACCTCGCGATCTCCCGCCTGCCGAGCACGAACCCGGCGCACCGCCGCGGCGTGCTGCTGACCAATCCGGGCGGCCCCGGCGGCGAAGGGCTGGACTACCCGCAGATCCTCAGCTGGGTCAAGCTGCCCGCGAGCGTGCGCGACGCGTACGACGTGATCGGGTTCGACCCGCGCGGCGTGGGCCACAGCGCGCCGGTGACGTGCGACCTCACAGCCGCGCAGAAGGCGTTCGGCAACTTCCCGCGGTACGCGAACGACCAGGCCGACATCACGAAGGCGGCCGAGGAGGCGAAGACGCTCGCCAAGCAGTGCGCGACGTCGAAAACGGCGTCGATGCTGCCGTACATCACCACCGCGAACTCCGCCCGCGACATGGACCAGATCCGGGTGGCGCTGGGTGAGCGGAAGCTGTCGTACCTCGGTTATTCGTACGGCACCTACCTCGGCGCGGTGTACACCACGATGTTCCCGCAACGCAGCGACCGGATCGTGCTCGACAGCAACATGGGCCCCGGCGGTTACGACTTCACGGCCATGCGCAACTTCGCCCTCGGCCTCCAGGACCGGTTCCCGGACTTCGCCAAGTTCGCCGCGGCCAACCCCAAGTACGGCCTGGGCAGTACCCCGGAGCAGGTGAGCGCGAAGTTCTACGAACTCGCAGCCCGGCTGAAGAAGACCCCGGTTGACGGAGTCGACGACAACGGGTTCCGCGGGCTCACCTTCGCCAGCCTCTACGGCAGTGATTACGCCTACCTGGCCGGGGCCTGGCACGACCTCGACACGAACCAGCCCGTGCCCCCGCCGTCCGGCGCGCCCGCCAACCCGCCGGACCCGGACAACCTGAGCTCCAGCCGGCTCTACACGATCTGCGGTGACTCGCGCTGGCCGAGGACGATCCCGGCGTACCAGGCCGCGGTGGCGGTCGACCGGGTCCGCTACCCGATGCTGGGCGCGTCCACGGCCAACGTCAGCCCGTGCGCGTACTGGCCGTCCGACCCGGTCGAGCCGCCGGTGCGGATCGGGGACCACGGGCCGTCGAACGTCTTGATGGTGCAGAACCTCCGCGACCCGGGAACGCCGTTGGCCGGCGCGCTGAAGACGCGGCAGGCGTTGGGCGACCGGGCCCGGATGGTGACCGTCGACCAGGGCGGCCACGGGGTCTACCTGGTCACGCACAACCAGTGCGCGAACGACACCGTGACGGCGTTCCTGGCCACCGGCGGGCGTCCGGCGCACGACCTCGCCTGCGCGGCCCAGCCCAGCTGA
- a CDS encoding RNA polymerase sigma factor, with product MPVPAVTADEVLTVLHAQWTPLVRLATLLVDDQESARDVVQDCYEAVLRLRPEVDDEAHLVAYLRRAVVNRARSALRRRGTVLRYLAKLRPHSAPPADSDLLTAEAHRELLGALDRLPPRQREVLVLRYYSELGEAEIARTLGIPPGTVKSTAHRALAALRRRMKDGTHEL from the coding sequence ATGCCCGTTCCCGCCGTCACGGCCGACGAGGTGCTGACGGTGCTGCACGCCCAGTGGACCCCGCTCGTCCGGCTGGCGACGCTGCTGGTCGACGATCAGGAAAGCGCGCGGGACGTCGTCCAGGACTGCTACGAGGCCGTGCTGCGCCTGCGCCCGGAGGTCGACGACGAGGCCCACCTCGTCGCCTACCTCCGGCGGGCGGTGGTCAACCGAGCGCGCTCGGCGCTGCGGCGCCGCGGCACGGTGCTGCGGTACCTGGCGAAGCTCCGCCCGCATTCCGCCCCGCCTGCCGACAGCGACCTGCTAACGGCCGAAGCCCACCGTGAGCTGCTCGGCGCGCTGGACCGTCTGCCACCGCGCCAACGGGAGGTGCTCGTGCTGCGTTACTACAGCGAGCTGGGAGAGGCCGAGATCGCCCGCACCCTCGGCATTCCGCCGGGCACCGTCAAGTCGACGGCTCACCGCGCGCTGGCCGCCCTCCGCCGCCGGATGAAGGACGGCACGCATGAACTCTGA
- a CDS encoding ABC transporter substrate-binding protein encodes MTALTVAACGGDSGGDGVPAAAGPNEHVDLTLATFTEFGYEALIPEYERLHPNITITHRKTGQGGPYAQDMMTKLAAGSGLADVQAVEEGHLSDILDKSSKFNDLTKIGPADAGADRWLPWKYDAGKDKNGKLIGYGTDIGPDAMCYRKDLFAAAGLPTDPDAVKSLFAGWDSYFDAGAQYVTKTGGKAWFDSAAQNFNAIVNQLPVGYLDTGDKLTVETNQGIKDAWTKVTGAVAKGESAKLTAFSNEWNSGFKQNAFATKVCPAWMLGVIKEQAGPENAGKWAVTAAFPGGGGNWGGSYLTVPTQSKHPREAAELAAWLTAPEQQIKAFEAKGNFPSQVKALQSPTLLNSTDAYFGGAKVGELFAEQAKKVTKAQYKGPNDGQIQENVAAPALQAVEQGTSAADGWSQFVAGAKKLTR; translated from the coding sequence ATGACGGCGCTGACAGTGGCGGCCTGCGGCGGTGACAGCGGCGGCGACGGGGTCCCCGCGGCCGCCGGGCCGAACGAGCACGTGGACCTGACGCTGGCCACGTTCACGGAGTTCGGCTACGAGGCGCTCATCCCGGAGTACGAACGGCTGCACCCGAACATCACGATCACCCACCGCAAGACCGGCCAGGGCGGCCCGTACGCGCAGGACATGATGACCAAGCTCGCCGCCGGCTCCGGGCTGGCCGACGTGCAGGCCGTGGAAGAGGGCCACCTCTCCGACATCCTCGACAAGTCCTCGAAGTTCAACGACCTCACCAAGATCGGCCCGGCCGACGCGGGCGCGGACCGCTGGCTGCCGTGGAAGTACGACGCGGGCAAGGACAAGAACGGCAAGCTGATCGGCTACGGCACGGACATCGGGCCGGACGCGATGTGCTACCGCAAGGACCTGTTCGCCGCGGCCGGGCTGCCGACCGACCCGGACGCCGTGAAGTCGCTCTTCGCCGGCTGGGACAGCTATTTCGACGCGGGCGCCCAGTACGTCACGAAAACCGGCGGCAAGGCGTGGTTCGACTCCGCGGCGCAGAACTTCAACGCCATCGTCAACCAGCTGCCCGTCGGCTACCTCGACACCGGCGACAAGCTGACCGTCGAGACCAACCAGGGCATCAAGGACGCCTGGACGAAGGTGACCGGCGCCGTCGCGAAGGGCGAGTCGGCGAAGCTCACCGCGTTCAGCAACGAGTGGAACTCCGGGTTCAAGCAGAACGCCTTCGCCACCAAGGTCTGCCCCGCGTGGATGCTCGGCGTGATCAAGGAGCAGGCCGGCCCGGAGAACGCCGGCAAGTGGGCGGTCACCGCGGCGTTCCCCGGTGGCGGCGGCAACTGGGGCGGCTCGTACCTGACCGTGCCGACGCAGAGCAAGCACCCGCGTGAAGCCGCCGAGCTGGCCGCCTGGCTGACCGCGCCCGAGCAGCAGATCAAGGCGTTCGAGGCCAAGGGCAACTTCCCGAGCCAGGTCAAGGCGCTGCAGAGCCCCACGCTGCTGAACTCGACCGACGCCTACTTCGGCGGCGCGAAGGTCGGGGAGCTGTTCGCCGAGCAGGCCAAGAAGGTGACCAAGGCGCAGTACAAGGGCCCGAACGACGGCCAGATCCAGGAGAACGTCGCCGCGCCGGCGCTGCAGGCCGTCGAGCAGGGCACCTCCGCCGCGGACGGCTGGTCGCAGTTCGTGGCCGGCGCGAAGAAGCTCACCCGCTGA
- a CDS encoding MerR family transcriptional regulator: MSRRIRVVAKPGQGDGVGWWSTNQLAELAGTTERAIRHYHHVGLLAQPERRANGYKRYGVAHLVRVLRIKRLTGLGLSLAQIAELGDADEHPEKALRALDAELAEGIERMQRARADLAVILDRSAPTDLPPELGRALADAGASATERSLSAVLSQVLGPAPLGVYTETLRTCDPDPALTEFDNLPADADEQTRKDLAERMLEAPAIRKMLTRFPSFRETSADSPRGAEFAMNALVLAVAELYNPAQIDVLARMNC, from the coding sequence GTGAGCCGGCGCATCCGCGTCGTCGCGAAACCAGGGCAGGGGGACGGCGTGGGGTGGTGGAGCACCAATCAGCTCGCCGAGCTGGCCGGCACGACCGAGCGCGCGATCCGGCATTACCACCACGTGGGCCTGCTCGCCCAGCCCGAGCGCCGGGCCAACGGCTACAAGCGTTACGGCGTGGCCCACCTCGTCCGGGTGCTGCGGATCAAGCGCCTGACCGGGCTCGGGCTCTCGCTGGCGCAGATCGCCGAGCTGGGCGACGCCGACGAACACCCCGAGAAAGCGTTGCGCGCGCTGGACGCCGAGCTGGCCGAGGGCATCGAACGGATGCAACGGGCGCGCGCCGACCTCGCCGTGATCCTGGACCGGTCCGCGCCGACCGACCTCCCGCCCGAGCTAGGACGGGCGCTGGCCGACGCGGGCGCCTCGGCGACCGAGCGCTCGCTGAGCGCCGTGCTGAGCCAGGTGCTCGGCCCGGCGCCGCTCGGCGTCTACACGGAAACGCTGCGGACGTGCGATCCGGACCCGGCCCTCACCGAGTTCGACAATCTGCCCGCCGACGCCGACGAGCAGACCCGCAAGGACTTGGCCGAGCGGATGCTCGAAGCGCCCGCGATCCGGAAGATGCTCACCCGGTTCCCGAGCTTCCGGGAGACGAGCGCCGACTCGCCGCGCGGGGCAGAGTTCGCCATGAACGCGCTCGTCCTGGCCGTGGCCGAGCTGTACAACCCCGCCCAGATCGACGTGCTGGCGCGGATGAACTGCTAG
- a CDS encoding carbohydrate ABC transporter permease: MTVAGKIAPEHPAEVRRPAPRPGFRDRLARWDVKVSPYLYVAPFFIVFGIVGLFPLLYTAYVSLFHWKAGDDDPDFIGLDNFKELFADAQFWHALENTVSIFLLSSVPQLIIAVGLAALLTTGIRGATGWRVGVLLPYAASLVALGIIFANLFGPKYGLVNGLLQTVGLSPVDWQANRLASHVAIAIMVNWRWTGYNALIVLAAMQAIPRELHEAALIDGAGPARRFRHITLPLLKPTLIFVTITSTIGGLQIFTEPKLFDAMPGSNNGGSTHQFQTVTLYLYQTAFENFDLGYASAIAWLLFLIIVLIALVNYLLTGRLARTPGRKK; this comes from the coding sequence ATGACTGTCGCCGGCAAGATCGCTCCGGAACACCCGGCCGAGGTGCGGCGCCCCGCGCCCCGGCCGGGGTTTCGCGACCGCCTGGCCCGGTGGGACGTCAAGGTCTCGCCCTACCTGTACGTGGCGCCGTTCTTCATCGTCTTCGGCATCGTCGGGCTGTTCCCGCTGCTCTACACCGCGTACGTGTCGCTCTTCCACTGGAAGGCCGGGGACGACGACCCGGACTTCATCGGCCTCGACAACTTCAAGGAGCTCTTCGCCGACGCGCAGTTCTGGCACGCGCTGGAGAACACCGTCAGCATCTTCCTGCTCTCCAGCGTCCCGCAGCTGATCATCGCCGTCGGCCTCGCCGCACTGCTCACCACCGGGATCCGCGGCGCCACCGGCTGGCGCGTCGGGGTCCTGCTGCCCTACGCGGCGAGCCTGGTGGCGCTCGGGATCATCTTCGCGAACCTGTTCGGCCCGAAGTACGGCCTGGTCAACGGCCTGCTCCAGACCGTCGGACTGTCCCCTGTGGACTGGCAGGCGAACCGGCTGGCCAGCCACGTGGCCATCGCCATCATGGTGAACTGGCGCTGGACCGGCTACAACGCGTTGATCGTGCTCGCGGCCATGCAGGCGATCCCGAGGGAGCTGCACGAGGCGGCGCTGATCGACGGCGCGGGCCCGGCGCGGCGGTTCCGGCACATCACCCTGCCGCTGCTCAAGCCGACGCTGATCTTCGTCACTATCACCTCGACCATCGGCGGCCTGCAGATCTTCACCGAGCCCAAGCTGTTCGACGCCATGCCCGGCTCGAACAACGGCGGCTCCACCCACCAGTTCCAGACCGTGACGCTGTACCTGTACCAGACCGCGTTCGAGAACTTCGACCTCGGCTACGCGTCCGCGATCGCCTGGCTGCTGTTCCTGATCATCGTGCTGATCGCGCTGGTGAACTACCTGCTCACCGGCCGGCTCGCGCGCACGCCGGGGAGGAAGAAATGA
- a CDS encoding MarR family winged helix-turn-helix transcriptional regulator, with protein sequence MGEVEHGKGQDDVAEAVDEVMRLVIRHLTDHGGLTFAAIMCLGRLNRDGPVRLTTLGAAEGVSQPSMSQLVQRLERQGLVVRIKDPQDGRASLIAISDAGRVLVADRLRDRHDRLAELLATLSPEDDASLRLAMRVAGPIVRRLIESAHRPGTDATES encoded by the coding sequence ATGGGCGAGGTGGAGCACGGCAAGGGGCAGGACGACGTCGCGGAGGCTGTCGACGAGGTCATGCGCCTGGTGATCCGGCACCTGACCGACCACGGGGGCCTGACGTTCGCCGCGATCATGTGCCTGGGCCGGCTCAACCGGGACGGCCCGGTCCGGCTGACGACGCTGGGCGCGGCGGAGGGGGTCAGCCAGCCCTCGATGAGTCAGCTGGTGCAGCGCCTGGAACGGCAGGGATTGGTGGTCCGGATCAAGGATCCCCAAGACGGGAGGGCGTCGCTGATCGCGATCAGCGACGCCGGCCGTGTGCTGGTGGCGGACCGTCTTCGTGATCGCCATGACCGCCTGGCCGAGCTGCTGGCAACGCTCTCACCCGAAGACGACGCGTCGCTGCGGCTGGCGATGCGTGTCGCCGGGCCGATCGTCCGGCGGCTGATCGAGAGCGCCCACCGGCCGGGCACTGATGCCACCGAGTCCTGA
- a CDS encoding GH1 family beta-glucosidase — translation MSAQPLPVPAFPPGFVWGAATAAFQVEGSTTADGREPSVWDAFAARPGAVAGGDTGEPAADHYRRSGEDVELMRSLGLGAYRFSLSWPRIRPGGVDNERGIGFYDRLVDRLLAAGIQPWATLYHWDLPQSLEDAGGWTSRDTAFRFAEYAETIVRRLGDRVAGWATLNEPWCAAMLGYAKGVHAPGRTSPAAAVAATHHLLLGHGLAMDVLRRHAPGVPSGVTLNLYPVTAFSENDADAEAARRVDGQQNRLFLDPVLRGGYPDDVAADLAPFGFDAVVRDGDTAVIAAPVDWLGVNYYRGYRVAGTPQPGSTAAGAEWIGADDVFFLPDPAAPRTDSGWEVQPAGLTESLLQVHRDYRPIPLYITENGASYPDILRDGAVADADRVTFLDAHLRAAHAALAHGVDLRGYFYWSLLDNFEWAEGYAKRFGLVHVDYATQRRTPKQSAHWYSGVISRNALS, via the coding sequence ATGTCCGCACAGCCGCTGCCGGTACCGGCCTTTCCCCCGGGGTTCGTCTGGGGCGCCGCCACCGCGGCGTTCCAGGTGGAGGGTTCGACCACCGCCGACGGCCGGGAGCCGTCGGTGTGGGACGCCTTCGCCGCGCGGCCCGGCGCGGTGGCCGGCGGCGACACGGGCGAGCCTGCCGCCGACCACTACCGGCGCTCGGGCGAGGACGTCGAGCTGATGCGCTCGCTCGGCCTCGGCGCGTACCGGTTCTCCTTGTCCTGGCCCCGGATCCGGCCCGGCGGGGTGGATAACGAGCGTGGGATCGGGTTCTACGACCGGCTCGTCGACCGGCTGCTGGCGGCCGGGATCCAGCCGTGGGCCACGCTGTACCACTGGGACCTGCCGCAGTCGCTGGAGGACGCCGGTGGCTGGACCTCGCGGGACACGGCGTTCCGTTTCGCGGAGTACGCCGAGACGATCGTGCGCCGGCTGGGTGACCGTGTAGCCGGCTGGGCGACGCTCAACGAGCCGTGGTGCGCCGCGATGCTGGGCTACGCCAAGGGTGTCCACGCGCCGGGCCGCACGTCTCCCGCGGCCGCCGTCGCCGCCACCCACCACCTGCTGCTCGGGCACGGGCTGGCGATGGACGTGCTGCGGCGGCACGCGCCGGGCGTGCCCTCCGGGGTGACGCTGAACCTGTATCCGGTCACGGCGTTTTCGGAGAACGACGCGGACGCCGAGGCCGCGCGGCGGGTGGACGGGCAGCAGAACCGGCTGTTCCTGGACCCGGTGCTGCGCGGGGGCTACCCGGACGATGTGGCGGCGGACCTCGCGCCGTTCGGCTTCGACGCCGTGGTGCGGGACGGCGACACCGCCGTGATCGCCGCGCCCGTCGACTGGCTCGGCGTGAACTACTACCGCGGCTACCGCGTGGCCGGGACGCCACAGCCGGGCAGCACCGCGGCCGGGGCAGAGTGGATCGGCGCGGACGACGTGTTCTTCCTGCCCGACCCGGCCGCCCCGCGGACCGACTCGGGCTGGGAGGTCCAGCCGGCCGGTCTGACCGAGTCGCTGCTGCAGGTCCACCGCGATTACCGCCCGATCCCGCTGTACATCACGGAGAACGGAGCGTCCTATCCGGACATCCTGCGAGACGGTGCGGTGGCGGACGCCGACCGCGTCACGTTCCTCGACGCGCACCTGCGCGCGGCGCACGCGGCGCTGGCCCACGGCGTGGATCTGCGCGGCTACTTCTACTGGTCGCTGCTCGACAACTTCGAGTGGGCCGAGGGCTACGCCAAGCGTTTCGGACTGGTCCACGTCGACTACGCGACCCAGCGCCGTACGCCGAAGCAGAGCGCCCACTGGTACTCCGGCGTGATCAGCCGCAATGCCCTGTCCTGA
- a CDS encoding LacI family DNA-binding transcriptional regulator — protein MAPRAEDERPTLEDVAAFAGVSRSTASRALNDDTYVSARSREKVLAAARDLGYSPNQAARSLVTRRTGAIAVVLSEPEARLLDDPYRTAVMRAGYRELADIGCQMVLIFSDTREDLTRTVRFLEGGHVDGVLVFAPHRADPLPRALRLLRIPVVFGGQAADLRRGVHVVDFDNENGARLAVSHLVESGRRRVATIAGPQDQGAPIDRLAGWRKTLVDAGLDPAGLAEESDFTLAGGAQAMSALLERAPDLDSVFVASDMMAVGALRTLSAAGRRIPDDVAVVSFDDNATLAPAMTPPLTSVHQDPREQVHAMVVTLMRLLEGEETKPAHQVLPVSLTVRESS, from the coding sequence GTGGCGCCTCGAGCAGAAGACGAGCGGCCGACGCTGGAAGACGTGGCGGCGTTCGCCGGGGTTTCCCGGTCGACGGCGTCGCGGGCGTTGAACGACGACACGTACGTCAGCGCGCGCTCGCGGGAGAAGGTGCTGGCCGCCGCGCGGGACCTGGGCTACTCGCCGAACCAGGCCGCGCGGTCGCTGGTCACGCGGCGGACGGGCGCGATCGCCGTGGTGCTGTCCGAGCCAGAGGCGCGGCTGCTCGACGACCCGTACCGCACCGCCGTGATGCGCGCCGGCTACCGCGAGCTGGCCGACATCGGCTGCCAGATGGTGCTGATCTTCAGCGACACCCGCGAGGACCTGACCCGCACGGTGCGGTTCCTCGAGGGCGGGCACGTCGACGGTGTGCTGGTGTTCGCGCCCCACCGCGCCGACCCGCTGCCGCGCGCGCTGCGGCTGCTGCGGATCCCGGTGGTCTTCGGCGGCCAGGCGGCCGACCTCCGCCGTGGGGTGCACGTGGTCGACTTCGACAACGAGAACGGCGCGCGCCTGGCCGTCTCGCACCTGGTGGAGTCGGGCCGCCGCCGCGTCGCGACGATCGCCGGGCCGCAGGACCAGGGCGCCCCGATCGACCGGCTCGCGGGCTGGCGCAAGACCCTCGTGGACGCGGGCCTCGACCCGGCCGGGCTGGCCGAGGAGTCGGACTTCACGCTGGCCGGCGGCGCGCAGGCGATGTCGGCGCTGCTGGAGCGGGCCCCGGACCTGGACTCGGTGTTCGTGGCGAGCGACATGATGGCGGTCGGCGCGCTGCGCACCCTGTCCGCCGCGGGCCGCCGCATCCCGGACGACGTGGCCGTGGTCAGCTTCGACGACAACGCCACCCTGGCGCCGGCCATGACCCCGCCGCTGACGTCGGTCCACCAGGACCCGCGTGAGCAGGTGCACGCGATGGTCGTGACCCTGATGCGGCTGCTGGAGGGCGAGGAAACCAAGCCGGCCCACCAGGTTCTGCCGGTGTCACTGACGGTGCGCGAGTCGAGCTGA
- a CDS encoding FAD-dependent oxidoreductase, with translation MTTPVETATAAACPRPRAAERPLDYDVVVAGGGPAGLMLAGELRAGGASVIVLERLAEIAPILKAGTLNRPSVEALYRRGLLPALRQAQNEEEWSVSFMSARRPDGTSARPRFAGHFAAIMLSDEMLDESDPGLAGLHPPDLVDLVHQRQVEALLAEHVADLGVEVRRGVEVTGFEEDAEGVTVATGREPIRCRWLVGCDGGRSTVRKLAGFDFPGTDPEITAYHAVADIAGMEDLDVGWHATATGVYVNDPPRRRITTIAFGGAPGDRDTPATAEELRASIRHVTGTDVTITGITSLTRFTDNARQATTYRRGRVLLAGDAAHVHSPFGGQGLNLSLGDAMNLGWKLAATVRGTAPDGLLDTYTAERHPLGAWVLDWTRAQIALMRPDPYARALREVVGDLARTVDGATYFAKKISGLWQRYDLPGDHRLVGASTPDYELADGSRLADHTHDGRALLLDPSGSLRDLSARYRDRLRTVTTASLDDNAPAALFVRPDGYVAWAGEPDQDALDQALRTWLGAPLSQEA, from the coding sequence ATGACCACACCAGTCGAAACCGCCACCGCTGCGGCCTGCCCGCGACCCCGAGCAGCCGAACGCCCCCTCGATTACGACGTGGTGGTCGCCGGGGGCGGGCCCGCGGGGCTGATGCTGGCCGGTGAACTGCGGGCCGGCGGTGCCTCGGTGATCGTGCTGGAACGGCTGGCCGAGATCGCCCCGATCCTCAAGGCGGGGACCCTGAACCGGCCCAGTGTCGAGGCGCTCTACCGGCGCGGCCTGCTGCCCGCGCTGCGGCAGGCCCAGAACGAGGAGGAGTGGTCCGTCTCGTTCATGTCCGCCCGGCGTCCGGACGGCACCAGTGCGCGGCCCAGGTTCGCCGGCCATTTCGCGGCGATCATGCTCAGCGACGAGATGCTGGACGAGTCCGACCCCGGCCTCGCCGGGCTCCACCCCCCGGACCTGGTCGACCTGGTCCACCAGAGGCAGGTCGAGGCGCTCCTCGCCGAACACGTCGCCGACCTCGGCGTGGAAGTACGCCGCGGGGTGGAGGTGACCGGGTTCGAGGAGGACGCCGAGGGGGTGACGGTCGCGACCGGCCGGGAACCGATCCGGTGCCGGTGGCTCGTCGGCTGCGACGGCGGCCGGAGCACGGTCCGCAAACTCGCCGGGTTCGACTTCCCCGGCACCGACCCGGAAATCACCGCCTACCACGCCGTCGCCGACATAGCCGGCATGGAGGATCTGGACGTCGGCTGGCACGCGACCGCCACCGGTGTCTACGTCAACGACCCGCCGCGCAGGCGGATCACCACCATCGCGTTCGGCGGCGCACCGGGCGACCGCGACACCCCCGCGACCGCCGAGGAGCTACGGGCCTCGATCCGCCACGTGACCGGCACCGACGTCACGATCACCGGGATCACGAGCCTGACCCGGTTCACCGACAACGCCCGTCAGGCCACGACCTACCGGCGAGGCCGGGTGCTGCTGGCGGGCGACGCGGCCCACGTGCATTCGCCGTTCGGCGGACAGGGGCTCAACCTGAGCCTGGGCGACGCGATGAACCTCGGCTGGAAACTCGCCGCCACCGTACGCGGGACAGCACCGGACGGGCTGCTCGACACCTACACCGCCGAGCGGCATCCCCTCGGCGCCTGGGTGCTGGACTGGACGCGGGCCCAGATCGCGCTGATGCGCCCTGACCCCTACGCGCGGGCGCTGCGCGAGGTCGTCGGCGACCTGGCGCGGACCGTCGACGGTGCCACGTACTTCGCGAAGAAGATCTCCGGCCTCTGGCAGCGCTACGACCTCCCCGGCGACCACCGGCTGGTCGGCGCCAGCACCCCCGACTACGAGCTGGCCGACGGATCCCGGCTCGCCGATCACACGCACGACGGGCGGGCACTCCTGCTGGACCCGTCCGGCTCGCTGCGGGACCTCAGTGCCCGATATCGCGATCGCCTGCGCACGGTCACCACGGCCTCGCTCGACGACAACGCTCCAGCGGCCCTCTTCGTACGGCCCGACGGTTACGTCGCCTGGGCCGGCGAACCGGACCAGGACGCGCTGGACCAGGCACTGAGGACCTGGCTCGGCGCACCCCTGTCCCAGGAAGCGTGA
- a CDS encoding carbohydrate ABC transporter permease, protein MTALTGNPRALAGRLGKPRKATYWVLAVFVLGSLFPFYWSFLVASRDNGMLTERVPPLLPGGNFFANAARVFDTVPFWKALANSVIVSGTVTLTTVLFSSLAGFAFAKLRFRGRNGLFVFIVVTLAVPTQLGIIPLFIAMSKLGWAGGLQAVIVPNLVTAFGVFWMRQYTVDAVPHELIEAARVDGCSMIRIFWNVCLPAVRPAAAILAMFTFMMSWNDFLWPLVVLDVGNPTVQVALEKLQSGYYVDYSLVLAGTTLAAIPILIVFLLLGRQIVAGIMQGAVKG, encoded by the coding sequence ATGACCGCGCTCACCGGAAATCCGCGAGCCCTCGCCGGCCGGCTCGGCAAGCCGCGCAAGGCCACCTACTGGGTGCTGGCCGTGTTCGTGCTCGGCTCGCTGTTCCCGTTCTACTGGTCGTTCCTGGTGGCCAGCCGGGACAACGGGATGCTGACCGAGCGCGTGCCGCCGCTGCTGCCGGGTGGCAACTTCTTCGCCAACGCCGCGCGGGTGTTCGACACCGTGCCGTTCTGGAAGGCGCTGGCCAACAGCGTGATCGTGTCCGGCACGGTCACGCTGACCACGGTGCTGTTCTCGTCGCTGGCCGGGTTCGCCTTCGCCAAACTGCGTTTCCGCGGCCGCAACGGCCTGTTCGTGTTCATCGTGGTGACGCTCGCGGTGCCCACACAGCTGGGCATCATCCCGCTGTTCATCGCGATGTCGAAGCTCGGCTGGGCCGGCGGGCTGCAGGCGGTGATCGTGCCGAACCTGGTCACCGCGTTCGGCGTGTTCTGGATGCGGCAGTACACAGTGGACGCCGTCCCGCACGAGCTGATCGAGGCCGCGCGCGTGGACGGCTGCAGCATGATCCGGATCTTCTGGAACGTGTGCCTGCCCGCGGTCCGCCCGGCCGCGGCGATACTGGCGATGTTCACGTTCATGATGTCCTGGAACGACTTCCTCTGGCCGCTGGTGGTGCTGGACGTCGGGAACCCGACCGTCCAGGTGGCGCTGGAGAAGCTGCAGAGCGGGTACTACGTCGACTACTCGCTGGTGCTCGCGGGCACCACGCTCGCGGCCATCCCGATCCTCATCGTCTTCCTCCTGCTCGGCCGCCAGATCGTGGCCGGGATCATGCAAGGTGCCGTGAAAGGGTGA